A single window of Oxyura jamaicensis isolate SHBP4307 breed ruddy duck chromosome 3, BPBGC_Ojam_1.0, whole genome shotgun sequence DNA harbors:
- the ACTN2 gene encoding alpha-actinin-2 isoform X1 produces the protein MNSMNQIETNMQYTYNYEEDEYMTQEEEWDRDLLLDPAWEKQQRKTFTAWCNSHLRKAGTQIENIEEDFRNGLKLMLLLEVISGERLPKPDRGKMRFHKIANVNKALDYIASKGVKLVSIGAEEIVDGNVKMTLGMIWTIILRFAIQDISVEETSAKEGLLLWCQRKTAPYRNVNIQNFHLSWKDGLGLCALIHRHRPDLIDYSKLNKDDPIGNINLAMEIAEKHLDIPKMLDAEDIVNTPKPDERAIMTYVSCFYHAFAGAEQAETAANRICKVLAVNQENERLMEEYERLASELLEWIRRTIPWLENRTPEKTMQAMQKKLEDFRDYRRKHKPPKVQEKCQLEINFNTLQTKLRISNRPAFMPSEGKMVSDIAGAWQRLEQAEKGYEEWLLNEIRRLERLEHLAEKFRQKASTHEQWAYGKEQILLQKDYESASLTEVRAMLRKHEAFESDLAAHQDRVEQIAAIAQELNELDYHDAASVNDRCQKICDQWDSLGTLTQKRREALERTEKLLETIDQLHLEFAKRAAPFNNWMEGAMEDLQDMFIVHSIEEIQSLISAHDQFKATLPEADGERQAILSIQNEVEKVIQSYSMRISASNPYSTVTVEEIRTKWEKVKQLVPQRDQSLQEELARQHANERLRRQFAAQANVIGPWIQTKMEEIARSSIEMTGPLEDQMNQLKQYEQNIINYKHNIDKLEGDHQLIQEALVFDNKHTNYTMEHIRVGWELLLTTIARTINEVETQILTRDAKGITQEQMNDFRASFNHFDRRKNGLMDHDDFRACLISMGYDLGEAEFARIMSLVDPNGQGTVTFQSFIDFMTRETADTDTAEQVIASFRILASDKPYILADELRRELPPEQAQYCIKRMPPYTGPGSVPGALDYTSFSSALYGESDL, from the exons ACATTTACAGCCTGGTGCAATTCCCACCTCAGGAAAGCAGGCACACAGATTGAGAACATTGAGGAAGACTTCAGGAATGGCCTCAAACTGATGTTGCTCTTGGAAGTTATCTCAG GGGAAAGACTACCGAAACCAGACAGAGGGAAGATGCGCTTCCATAAAATTGCTAATGTCAACAAAGCTCTGGATTATATCGCCAGCAAAGGAGTGAAACTTGTGTCAATTGGTGCAGAAG AAATTGTTGATGGCAATGTGAAAATGACGCTGGGTATGATCTGGACTATCATCCTTCGCTTTGCTATTCAGGATATTTCAGTGGAAG AGACCTCTGCCAaggaagggctgctgctgtggtgtcAAAGAAAAACTGCTCCTTACAGAAATGTGAACATTCAGAACTTCCATCTGAG CTGGAAAGATGGCCTTGGATTATGTGCACTTATCCACAGACACCGACCTGATCTTATTGACTACTCCAAGCTAAATAAG gATGACCCCATAGGAAATATCAACCTTGCCATGGAAattgctgaaaaacatttggaTATCCCAAAGATGTTGGATGCAGAAG ATATTGTGAACACTCCCAAACCTGATGAGAGAGCTATCATGACATATGTGTCCTGCTTCTACCATGCttttgctggagcagagcag GCTGAGACTGCAGCAAACCGGATCTGTAAGGTGCTTGCTGTGAATCAAGAAAATGAGAGGTTGATGGAAGAGTATGAGAGACTAGCAAGTGAG CTTTTAGAATGGATTCGCCGGACAATTCCTTGGCTGGAAAACAGGACCCCAGAAAAAACAATGCAGgcaatgcagaagaaattaGAGGATTTCCGGGACTACCGCCGCAAACACAAACCTCCCAAAGTCCAAGAGAAATGTCAACTGGAGATCAACTTCAACACCCTGCAGACAAAATTGAGAATCAGCAATCGACCAGCTTTCATGCCATCAGAGGGAAAAATGGTTTCA GATATTGCCGGCGCTTGGCAGAGACTTGAACAAGCTGAGAAAGGCTATGAAGAGTGGCTGCTGAATGAAATACGAAGACTGGAAAGACTTGAACACTTGGCTGAGAAATTTAGACAGAAGGCTTCCACTCATGAACAATGGGCATATG GCAAAGAGCAGATATTACTTCAGAAGGATTATGAATCTGCTTCTCTGACAGAAGTCCGTGCCATGTTAAGGAAACATGAAGCTTTTGAGAGTGATTTGGCTGCTCACCAGGACAGGGTGGAACAGATCGCTGCCATTGCCCAGGAGCTGAA TGAACTGGACTACCATGATGCTGCAAGTGTCAATGATCGATGCCAAAAGATATGTGACCAATGGGACAGCTTGGGAACACTTACTCAGAAACGGAGAGAGGCGCTGGAG AGGACGGAGAAATTGCTTGAAACAATTGATCAGCTTCACCTGGAGTTTGCCAAAAGGGCTGCTCCTTTCAACAACTGGATGGAAGGTGCTATGGAAGACCTACAGGACATGTTTATTGTTCATAGCATAGAGGAAATACAG AGTTTAATCTCTGCACATGATCAATTTAAAGCTACTTTGCCAGAGGCAGATGGTGAAAGGCAGGCCATACTGTCAATCCAGAATGAAGTTGAAAAAGTTATTCAGAGTTACAGCATGAGAATAAGTGCAAGCAATCCTTACAGCACTGTTACTGTGGAAGAGATTCGTACCAAGTGGGAAAAG GTGAAGCAGCTGGTGCCTCAGAGGGATCAATCCTTGCAGGAGGAACTAGCCCGCCAGCATGCCAATGAGCGCCTGCGTCGCCAGTTTGCTGCTCAGGCCAATGTCATTGGGCCATGGATCCAGACCAAGATGGAG GAAATTGCCCGCAGCTCTATTGAAATGACAGGGCCTTTGGAGGACCAGATGAATCAGCTGAAGCAATATGAGCAAAATATCATTAACTATAAACACAACATTGACAAGCTGGAAGGAGATCATCAGCTTATACAAGAAGCCTTGGTGTTTGACAATAAGCACACCAACTATACTATGGAG CACATCCGTGTTGGATGGGAGCTTCTACTTACCACCATTGCTCGAACTATCAATGAGGTTGAGACTCAGATCCTTACAAGAGATGCCAAGGGTATCACCCAAGAACAAATGAATGACTTCAGAGCATCATTCAATCATTTTGACAGG AGGAAGAATGGACTGATGGACCACGATGATTTCAGAGCTTGCCTGATTTCAATGGGTTATGATTTG GGTGAAGCTGAGTTTGCCCGGATCATGTCTCTGGTTGACCCCAATGGACAAGGAACTGTTACTTTCCAGTCCTTCATTGATTTCATGACCAGAGAAACAGCAGATACAGACACGGCTGAGCAAGTGATAGCTTCCTTCAGAATCCTGGCTTCAGATAAG CCTTATATCCTCGCAGATGAGTTACGTCGAGAGCTGCCCCCTGAGCAGGCTCAGTACTGCATCAAGAGAATGCCTCCATACACTGGCCCAGGTTCTGTTCCTGGGGCTCTGGATTACACCTCATTTTCGTCAGCACTGTATGGAGAGAGTGACCTCTGA
- the ACTN2 gene encoding alpha-actinin-2 isoform X2 yields the protein MNSMNQIETNMQYTYNYEEDEYMTQEEEWDRDLLLDPAWEKQQRKTFTAWCNSHLRKAGTQIENIEEDFRNGLKLMLLLEVISGERLPKPDRGKMRFHKIANVNKALDYIASKGVKLVSIGAEEIVDGNVKMTLGMIWTIILRFAIQDISVEETSAKEGLLLWCQRKTAPYRNVNIQNFHLSWKDGLAFSALIHRHRPDLLDYDKLDEDDPIGNINLAMEIAEKHLDIPKMLDAEDIVNTTRPDERTIMTYVSCYYHAFAGAQKAETAANRICKVLAVNQENERLMEEYERLASELLEWIRRTIPWLENRTPEKTMQAMQKKLEDFRDYRRKHKPPKVQEKCQLEINFNTLQTKLRISNRPAFMPSEGKMVSDIAGAWQRLEQAEKGYEEWLLNEIRRLERLEHLAEKFRQKASTHEQWAYGKEQILLQKDYESASLTEVRAMLRKHEAFESDLAAHQDRVEQIAAIAQELNELDYHDAASVNDRCQKICDQWDSLGTLTQKRREALERTEKLLETIDQLHLEFAKRAAPFNNWMEGAMEDLQDMFIVHSIEEIQSLISAHDQFKATLPEADGERQAILSIQNEVEKVIQSYSMRISASNPYSTVTVEEIRTKWEKVKQLVPQRDQSLQEELARQHANERLRRQFAAQANVIGPWIQTKMEEIARSSIEMTGPLEDQMNQLKQYEQNIINYKHNIDKLEGDHQLIQEALVFDNKHTNYTMEHIRVGWELLLTTIARTINEVETQILTRDAKGITQEQMNDFRASFNHFDRRKNGLMDHDDFRACLISMGYDLGEAEFARIMSLVDPNGQGTVTFQSFIDFMTRETADTDTAEQVIASFRILASDKPYILADELRRELPPEQAQYCIKRMPPYTGPGSVPGALDYTSFSSALYGESDL from the exons ACATTTACAGCCTGGTGCAATTCCCACCTCAGGAAAGCAGGCACACAGATTGAGAACATTGAGGAAGACTTCAGGAATGGCCTCAAACTGATGTTGCTCTTGGAAGTTATCTCAG GGGAAAGACTACCGAAACCAGACAGAGGGAAGATGCGCTTCCATAAAATTGCTAATGTCAACAAAGCTCTGGATTATATCGCCAGCAAAGGAGTGAAACTTGTGTCAATTGGTGCAGAAG AAATTGTTGATGGCAATGTGAAAATGACGCTGGGTATGATCTGGACTATCATCCTTCGCTTTGCTATTCAGGATATTTCAGTGGAAG AGACCTCTGCCAaggaagggctgctgctgtggtgtcAAAGAAAAACTGCTCCTTACAGAAATGTGAACATTCAGAACTTCCATCTGAG CTGGAAAGATGGCCTTGCTTTCAGCGCCCTTATTCATAGACACAGGCCTGATCTTCTTGACTATGACAAGTTAGATGAG gATGACCCCATAGGAAATATCAACCTTGCCATGGAAattgctgaaaaacatttggaTATCCCAAAGATGTTGGATGCAGAAG ATATAGTAAACACTACCAGACCTGATGAAAGAACCATTATGACTTATGTTTCCTGTTACTACCATGCATTTGCTGGTGCTCAGAAG GCTGAGACTGCAGCAAACCGGATCTGTAAGGTGCTTGCTGTGAATCAAGAAAATGAGAGGTTGATGGAAGAGTATGAGAGACTAGCAAGTGAG CTTTTAGAATGGATTCGCCGGACAATTCCTTGGCTGGAAAACAGGACCCCAGAAAAAACAATGCAGgcaatgcagaagaaattaGAGGATTTCCGGGACTACCGCCGCAAACACAAACCTCCCAAAGTCCAAGAGAAATGTCAACTGGAGATCAACTTCAACACCCTGCAGACAAAATTGAGAATCAGCAATCGACCAGCTTTCATGCCATCAGAGGGAAAAATGGTTTCA GATATTGCCGGCGCTTGGCAGAGACTTGAACAAGCTGAGAAAGGCTATGAAGAGTGGCTGCTGAATGAAATACGAAGACTGGAAAGACTTGAACACTTGGCTGAGAAATTTAGACAGAAGGCTTCCACTCATGAACAATGGGCATATG GCAAAGAGCAGATATTACTTCAGAAGGATTATGAATCTGCTTCTCTGACAGAAGTCCGTGCCATGTTAAGGAAACATGAAGCTTTTGAGAGTGATTTGGCTGCTCACCAGGACAGGGTGGAACAGATCGCTGCCATTGCCCAGGAGCTGAA TGAACTGGACTACCATGATGCTGCAAGTGTCAATGATCGATGCCAAAAGATATGTGACCAATGGGACAGCTTGGGAACACTTACTCAGAAACGGAGAGAGGCGCTGGAG AGGACGGAGAAATTGCTTGAAACAATTGATCAGCTTCACCTGGAGTTTGCCAAAAGGGCTGCTCCTTTCAACAACTGGATGGAAGGTGCTATGGAAGACCTACAGGACATGTTTATTGTTCATAGCATAGAGGAAATACAG AGTTTAATCTCTGCACATGATCAATTTAAAGCTACTTTGCCAGAGGCAGATGGTGAAAGGCAGGCCATACTGTCAATCCAGAATGAAGTTGAAAAAGTTATTCAGAGTTACAGCATGAGAATAAGTGCAAGCAATCCTTACAGCACTGTTACTGTGGAAGAGATTCGTACCAAGTGGGAAAAG GTGAAGCAGCTGGTGCCTCAGAGGGATCAATCCTTGCAGGAGGAACTAGCCCGCCAGCATGCCAATGAGCGCCTGCGTCGCCAGTTTGCTGCTCAGGCCAATGTCATTGGGCCATGGATCCAGACCAAGATGGAG GAAATTGCCCGCAGCTCTATTGAAATGACAGGGCCTTTGGAGGACCAGATGAATCAGCTGAAGCAATATGAGCAAAATATCATTAACTATAAACACAACATTGACAAGCTGGAAGGAGATCATCAGCTTATACAAGAAGCCTTGGTGTTTGACAATAAGCACACCAACTATACTATGGAG CACATCCGTGTTGGATGGGAGCTTCTACTTACCACCATTGCTCGAACTATCAATGAGGTTGAGACTCAGATCCTTACAAGAGATGCCAAGGGTATCACCCAAGAACAAATGAATGACTTCAGAGCATCATTCAATCATTTTGACAGG AGGAAGAATGGACTGATGGACCACGATGATTTCAGAGCTTGCCTGATTTCAATGGGTTATGATTTG GGTGAAGCTGAGTTTGCCCGGATCATGTCTCTGGTTGACCCCAATGGACAAGGAACTGTTACTTTCCAGTCCTTCATTGATTTCATGACCAGAGAAACAGCAGATACAGACACGGCTGAGCAAGTGATAGCTTCCTTCAGAATCCTGGCTTCAGATAAG CCTTATATCCTCGCAGATGAGTTACGTCGAGAGCTGCCCCCTGAGCAGGCTCAGTACTGCATCAAGAGAATGCCTCCATACACTGGCCCAGGTTCTGTTCCTGGGGCTCTGGATTACACCTCATTTTCGTCAGCACTGTATGGAGAGAGTGACCTCTGA